From a single Sebastes umbrosus isolate fSebUmb1 chromosome 17, fSebUmb1.pri, whole genome shotgun sequence genomic region:
- the gdpd5a gene encoding glycerophosphodiester phosphodiesterase domain-containing protein 5 isoform X1: MVKHQPLQVYEKQLFVSFVTGIYGCRWKRYQRSQDDSSRQRNGGRGSSHGEVSTLIRFMSAVRRSVPAVLIGEMEGTVEDHVALRRKCQISRCESGLLKLRRCDVEWECAWFFILCSSFLLLLFWAYFWLVAQNDFNDFNWSVYNRSGEWRDETIPILASTTVGFSYITFLMILALFHISLGQQLNLYWVHKIGVLATLLTTISGVISVDDIWGDEWDILLVSLQSTAPFLHIGALATVTAISWLVAGYVVRRQNSNFQVAVLLVYVVIVLAVCLAPLTFTCPCIMDRNSLGPRPDIIGRRGAPMLAPENTMVSFNRALQHGASSLEADVSISVDGVPFLMRDHTLRRTTDVSKVFPGRQYEDASFFNWTEIRSLNAGQWFLESDPYWTVETLTARDRSRIGNQTVCSLVEMLRLAARTNSSALLNIRKPPAEHPRYRSWFMDTLWAVQKAGISQKRVRTVTWTPDTDRGRVRGLQQTANEKLSVEEIRQRGITSLTLRYSKASHKDIQEYLASNVSVTVYAVNEPWLYSLLWCSGVPSVSSDAPQVLRKVPYPIWLMSQNAYNFIWITSDLVTLAVVIGIFCFQNYHMIRWRMSGMQTYNPEQIMLSAVTRRASRDVNIMKERLIFSELNNGLGSSEELSLFPENGYATYSHGSLSH; this comes from the exons ATGGTGAAACACCAACCCTTACAGGTCTACGAGAAACAGCTCTTTGTGTCCTTCGTCACTGGGATCTATGGTTGCCGCTGGAAACGCTACCAGCGTTCCCAAGACGACAGCTCCAGG CAGAGGAACGGAGGGAGAGGTTCATCACACGGTGAAGTCAGCACGTTGATCAGATTTATGAGCGCTGTCAGACGTTCTGTACCGGCAGTTCTAattggagagatggagggaaccGTTGAAGACCACGTAGCACTCAGGAGAAAGTGTCAGATATCACGCTGTGAGAGCGGCCTGCTGAAGCTCAGGAGATGTGATGTGGAG TGGGAGTGTGCATGGTTCTTCATCTTGTGCAGTtctttcctcctgctcctcttctggGCTTACTTCTGGTTGGTGGCTCAGAATGATTTCAACGACTTCAACTG GTCGGTCTACAACCGCTCCGGAGAATGGAGGGACGAGACGATCCCCATCCTGGCATCCACCACCGTGGGATTCAGCTACATCACATTCTTGATG attttagCCCTTTTCCATATCTCCCTGGGCCAGCAGCTGAACCTCTACTGGGTTCACAAG ATCGGCGTGTTGGCTACGTTGCTCACCACTATCTCTGGCGTCATCTCCGTTGATGACATTTGGGGAGATGAGTGGGACATCCTGTTGGTATCGCTGCAG TCCACGGCACCTTTCCTGCACATCGGAGCCCTGGCGACAGTCACCGCTATCAGCTGGTTGGTAGCTGGATACGTGGTTCGCAGACAGAATTCCA ACTTCCAGGTGGCGGTGTTGCTGGTCTACGTCGTCATCGTCCTGGCCGTCTGTTTGGCACCACTCACATTCACCTGCCCCTGTATCATGGACCGCAACAGCCTCGGACCGCGACCGGACATCATCGGTCGACGGGGAGCTCCGATG CTGGCCCCAGAGAACACCATGGTGTCCTTTAACAGAGCCCTGCAGCATGGAGCCAGCTCCCTGGAGGCAGACGTCTCTATCAG TGTGGACGGCGTTCCCTTCCTGATGCGAGACCACACGTTGAGACGAACCACGGACGTCTCGAAGGTCTTcccaggcagacagtatgaggacgCCTCTTTCTTCAACTGGACAGAGATCCGCTCTCTGAACGCAGGCCAGTGGTTTCTGGAG AGTGACCCCTACTGGACGGTAGAGACCCTGACGGCGAGGGATCGGAGCAGAATAGGCAACCAGACGGTTTGCAGTCTGGTGGAGATGCTGCGTCTGGCGGCCAGAACCAACAGCTCGGCGCTGCTCAACATCCGCAAGCCTCCTGCGGAGCACCCGCGCTACCGGAGCTGGTTCATGGACACGCTGTGGGCGGTGCAGAAAGCAGGGATCTCCCAGAAGAGGGTGAGGACT gTGACGTGGACCCCCGACACGGACAGGGGGAGGGTGAGAGGGCTTCAGCAGACCGCTAACGAGAAGCTGTCGGTGGAGGAGATACGGCAGAGGGGGATAACTAGCCTGACCCTCCGCTACAGCAAGGCCAGCCACAAAGACATACA GGAGTATCTGGCCAGTAACGTGAGTGTGACCGTCTACGCGGTGAATGAGCCCTGGCTCTACTCCCTTCTGTGGTGTAGCGGGGTGCCTTCTGTGTCCTCTGATGCCCCCCAAGTCCTCCGAAAGGTGCCTTACCCCATCTGGCTCATG AGTCAGAACGCTTACAACTTCATCTGGATCACTTCAGACCTGGTCACCCTCGCCGTGGTCATCGGGATCTTCTGTTTTCAGAA CTATCATATGATCAG GTGGAGGATGAGCGGGATGCAGACCTATAACCCTGAACAGATCATGCTGAGCGCCGTGACGCGTCGGGCCAGTCGGGACGTCAACATCATGAAGGAGAGGCTCATATTCTCAG AACTCAACAACGGGCTCGGCAGTTCAGAGGagctctctctgtttcctgAGAACGGTTACGCCACCTACTCTCATGGAAGCCTCAGTcactga
- the gdpd5a gene encoding glycerophosphodiester phosphodiesterase domain-containing protein 5 isoform X7, with translation MVKHQPLQVYEKQLFVSFVTGIYGCRWKRYQRSQDDSSRWECAWFFILCSSFLLLLFWAYFWLVAQNDFNDFNWSVYNRSGEWRDETIPILASTTVGFSYITFLMILALFHISLGQQLNLYWVHKIGVLATLLTTISGVISVDDIWGDEWDILLVSLQSTAPFLHIGALATVTAISWLVAGYVVRRQNSNFQVAVLLVYVVIVLAVCLAPLTFTCPCIMDRNSLGPRPDIIGRRGAPMLAPENTMVSFNRALQHGASSLEADVSISVDGVPFLMRDHTLRRTTDVSKVFPGRQYEDASFFNWTEIRSLNAGQWFLESDPYWTVETLTARDRSRIGNQTVCSLVEMLRLAARTNSSALLNIRKPPAEHPRYRSWFMDTLWAVQKAGISQKRVTWTPDTDRGRVRGLQQTANEKLSVEEIRQRGITSLTLRYSKASHKDIQEYLASNVSVTVYAVNEPWLYSLLWCSGVPSVSSDAPQVLRKVPYPIWLMSQNAYNFIWITSDLVTLAVVIGIFCFQKWRMSGMQTYNPEQIMLSAVTRRASRDVNIMKERLIFSELNNGLGSSEELSLFPENGYATYSHGSLSH, from the exons ATGGTGAAACACCAACCCTTACAGGTCTACGAGAAACAGCTCTTTGTGTCCTTCGTCACTGGGATCTATGGTTGCCGCTGGAAACGCTACCAGCGTTCCCAAGACGACAGCTCCAGG TGGGAGTGTGCATGGTTCTTCATCTTGTGCAGTtctttcctcctgctcctcttctggGCTTACTTCTGGTTGGTGGCTCAGAATGATTTCAACGACTTCAACTG GTCGGTCTACAACCGCTCCGGAGAATGGAGGGACGAGACGATCCCCATCCTGGCATCCACCACCGTGGGATTCAGCTACATCACATTCTTGATG attttagCCCTTTTCCATATCTCCCTGGGCCAGCAGCTGAACCTCTACTGGGTTCACAAG ATCGGCGTGTTGGCTACGTTGCTCACCACTATCTCTGGCGTCATCTCCGTTGATGACATTTGGGGAGATGAGTGGGACATCCTGTTGGTATCGCTGCAG TCCACGGCACCTTTCCTGCACATCGGAGCCCTGGCGACAGTCACCGCTATCAGCTGGTTGGTAGCTGGATACGTGGTTCGCAGACAGAATTCCA ACTTCCAGGTGGCGGTGTTGCTGGTCTACGTCGTCATCGTCCTGGCCGTCTGTTTGGCACCACTCACATTCACCTGCCCCTGTATCATGGACCGCAACAGCCTCGGACCGCGACCGGACATCATCGGTCGACGGGGAGCTCCGATG CTGGCCCCAGAGAACACCATGGTGTCCTTTAACAGAGCCCTGCAGCATGGAGCCAGCTCCCTGGAGGCAGACGTCTCTATCAG TGTGGACGGCGTTCCCTTCCTGATGCGAGACCACACGTTGAGACGAACCACGGACGTCTCGAAGGTCTTcccaggcagacagtatgaggacgCCTCTTTCTTCAACTGGACAGAGATCCGCTCTCTGAACGCAGGCCAGTGGTTTCTGGAG AGTGACCCCTACTGGACGGTAGAGACCCTGACGGCGAGGGATCGGAGCAGAATAGGCAACCAGACGGTTTGCAGTCTGGTGGAGATGCTGCGTCTGGCGGCCAGAACCAACAGCTCGGCGCTGCTCAACATCCGCAAGCCTCCTGCGGAGCACCCGCGCTACCGGAGCTGGTTCATGGACACGCTGTGGGCGGTGCAGAAAGCAGGGATCTCCCAGAAGAGG gTGACGTGGACCCCCGACACGGACAGGGGGAGGGTGAGAGGGCTTCAGCAGACCGCTAACGAGAAGCTGTCGGTGGAGGAGATACGGCAGAGGGGGATAACTAGCCTGACCCTCCGCTACAGCAAGGCCAGCCACAAAGACATACA GGAGTATCTGGCCAGTAACGTGAGTGTGACCGTCTACGCGGTGAATGAGCCCTGGCTCTACTCCCTTCTGTGGTGTAGCGGGGTGCCTTCTGTGTCCTCTGATGCCCCCCAAGTCCTCCGAAAGGTGCCTTACCCCATCTGGCTCATG AGTCAGAACGCTTACAACTTCATCTGGATCACTTCAGACCTGGTCACCCTCGCCGTGGTCATCGGGATCTTCTGTTTTCAGAA GTGGAGGATGAGCGGGATGCAGACCTATAACCCTGAACAGATCATGCTGAGCGCCGTGACGCGTCGGGCCAGTCGGGACGTCAACATCATGAAGGAGAGGCTCATATTCTCAG AACTCAACAACGGGCTCGGCAGTTCAGAGGagctctctctgtttcctgAGAACGGTTACGCCACCTACTCTCATGGAAGCCTCAGTcactga
- the gdpd5a gene encoding glycerophosphodiester phosphodiesterase domain-containing protein 5 isoform X5, whose product MVKHQPLQVYEKQLFVSFVTGIYGCRWKRYQRSQDDSSRWECAWFFILCSSFLLLLFWAYFWLVAQNDFNDFNWSVYNRSGEWRDETIPILASTTVGFSYITFLMILALFHISLGQQLNLYWVHKIGVLATLLTTISGVISVDDIWGDEWDILLVSLQSTAPFLHIGALATVTAISWLVAGYVVRRQNSNFQVAVLLVYVVIVLAVCLAPLTFTCPCIMDRNSLGPRPDIIGRRGAPMLAPENTMVSFNRALQHGASSLEADVSISVDGVPFLMRDHTLRRTTDVSKVFPGRQYEDASFFNWTEIRSLNAGQWFLESDPYWTVETLTARDRSRIGNQTVCSLVEMLRLAARTNSSALLNIRKPPAEHPRYRSWFMDTLWAVQKAGISQKRVTWTPDTDRGRVRGLQQTANEKLSVEEIRQRGITSLTLRYSKASHKDIQEYLASNVSVTVYAVNEPWLYSLLWCSGVPSVSSDAPQVLRKVPYPIWLMSQNAYNFIWITSDLVTLAVVIGIFCFQNYHMIRWRMSGMQTYNPEQIMLSAVTRRASRDVNIMKERLIFSELNNGLGSSEELSLFPENGYATYSHGSLSH is encoded by the exons ATGGTGAAACACCAACCCTTACAGGTCTACGAGAAACAGCTCTTTGTGTCCTTCGTCACTGGGATCTATGGTTGCCGCTGGAAACGCTACCAGCGTTCCCAAGACGACAGCTCCAGG TGGGAGTGTGCATGGTTCTTCATCTTGTGCAGTtctttcctcctgctcctcttctggGCTTACTTCTGGTTGGTGGCTCAGAATGATTTCAACGACTTCAACTG GTCGGTCTACAACCGCTCCGGAGAATGGAGGGACGAGACGATCCCCATCCTGGCATCCACCACCGTGGGATTCAGCTACATCACATTCTTGATG attttagCCCTTTTCCATATCTCCCTGGGCCAGCAGCTGAACCTCTACTGGGTTCACAAG ATCGGCGTGTTGGCTACGTTGCTCACCACTATCTCTGGCGTCATCTCCGTTGATGACATTTGGGGAGATGAGTGGGACATCCTGTTGGTATCGCTGCAG TCCACGGCACCTTTCCTGCACATCGGAGCCCTGGCGACAGTCACCGCTATCAGCTGGTTGGTAGCTGGATACGTGGTTCGCAGACAGAATTCCA ACTTCCAGGTGGCGGTGTTGCTGGTCTACGTCGTCATCGTCCTGGCCGTCTGTTTGGCACCACTCACATTCACCTGCCCCTGTATCATGGACCGCAACAGCCTCGGACCGCGACCGGACATCATCGGTCGACGGGGAGCTCCGATG CTGGCCCCAGAGAACACCATGGTGTCCTTTAACAGAGCCCTGCAGCATGGAGCCAGCTCCCTGGAGGCAGACGTCTCTATCAG TGTGGACGGCGTTCCCTTCCTGATGCGAGACCACACGTTGAGACGAACCACGGACGTCTCGAAGGTCTTcccaggcagacagtatgaggacgCCTCTTTCTTCAACTGGACAGAGATCCGCTCTCTGAACGCAGGCCAGTGGTTTCTGGAG AGTGACCCCTACTGGACGGTAGAGACCCTGACGGCGAGGGATCGGAGCAGAATAGGCAACCAGACGGTTTGCAGTCTGGTGGAGATGCTGCGTCTGGCGGCCAGAACCAACAGCTCGGCGCTGCTCAACATCCGCAAGCCTCCTGCGGAGCACCCGCGCTACCGGAGCTGGTTCATGGACACGCTGTGGGCGGTGCAGAAAGCAGGGATCTCCCAGAAGAGG gTGACGTGGACCCCCGACACGGACAGGGGGAGGGTGAGAGGGCTTCAGCAGACCGCTAACGAGAAGCTGTCGGTGGAGGAGATACGGCAGAGGGGGATAACTAGCCTGACCCTCCGCTACAGCAAGGCCAGCCACAAAGACATACA GGAGTATCTGGCCAGTAACGTGAGTGTGACCGTCTACGCGGTGAATGAGCCCTGGCTCTACTCCCTTCTGTGGTGTAGCGGGGTGCCTTCTGTGTCCTCTGATGCCCCCCAAGTCCTCCGAAAGGTGCCTTACCCCATCTGGCTCATG AGTCAGAACGCTTACAACTTCATCTGGATCACTTCAGACCTGGTCACCCTCGCCGTGGTCATCGGGATCTTCTGTTTTCAGAA CTATCATATGATCAG GTGGAGGATGAGCGGGATGCAGACCTATAACCCTGAACAGATCATGCTGAGCGCCGTGACGCGTCGGGCCAGTCGGGACGTCAACATCATGAAGGAGAGGCTCATATTCTCAG AACTCAACAACGGGCTCGGCAGTTCAGAGGagctctctctgtttcctgAGAACGGTTACGCCACCTACTCTCATGGAAGCCTCAGTcactga
- the gdpd5a gene encoding glycerophosphodiester phosphodiesterase domain-containing protein 5 isoform X6 — translation MVKHQPLQVYEKQLFVSFVTGIYGCRWKRYQRSQDDSSRWECAWFFILCSSFLLLLFWAYFWLVAQNDFNDFNWSVYNRSGEWRDETIPILASTTVGFSYITFLMILALFHISLGQQLNLYWVHKIGVLATLLTTISGVISVDDIWGDEWDILLVSLQSTAPFLHIGALATVTAISWLVAGYVVRRQNSNFQVAVLLVYVVIVLAVCLAPLTFTCPCIMDRNSLGPRPDIIGRRGAPMLAPENTMVSFNRALQHGASSLEADVSISVDGVPFLMRDHTLRRTTDVSKVFPGRQYEDASFFNWTEIRSLNAGQWFLESDPYWTVETLTARDRSRIGNQTVCSLVEMLRLAARTNSSALLNIRKPPAEHPRYRSWFMDTLWAVQKAGISQKRVRTVTWTPDTDRGRVRGLQQTANEKLSVEEIRQRGITSLTLRYSKASHKDIQEYLASNVSVTVYAVNEPWLYSLLWCSGVPSVSSDAPQVLRKVPYPIWLMSQNAYNFIWITSDLVTLAVVIGIFCFQKWRMSGMQTYNPEQIMLSAVTRRASRDVNIMKERLIFSELNNGLGSSEELSLFPENGYATYSHGSLSH, via the exons ATGGTGAAACACCAACCCTTACAGGTCTACGAGAAACAGCTCTTTGTGTCCTTCGTCACTGGGATCTATGGTTGCCGCTGGAAACGCTACCAGCGTTCCCAAGACGACAGCTCCAGG TGGGAGTGTGCATGGTTCTTCATCTTGTGCAGTtctttcctcctgctcctcttctggGCTTACTTCTGGTTGGTGGCTCAGAATGATTTCAACGACTTCAACTG GTCGGTCTACAACCGCTCCGGAGAATGGAGGGACGAGACGATCCCCATCCTGGCATCCACCACCGTGGGATTCAGCTACATCACATTCTTGATG attttagCCCTTTTCCATATCTCCCTGGGCCAGCAGCTGAACCTCTACTGGGTTCACAAG ATCGGCGTGTTGGCTACGTTGCTCACCACTATCTCTGGCGTCATCTCCGTTGATGACATTTGGGGAGATGAGTGGGACATCCTGTTGGTATCGCTGCAG TCCACGGCACCTTTCCTGCACATCGGAGCCCTGGCGACAGTCACCGCTATCAGCTGGTTGGTAGCTGGATACGTGGTTCGCAGACAGAATTCCA ACTTCCAGGTGGCGGTGTTGCTGGTCTACGTCGTCATCGTCCTGGCCGTCTGTTTGGCACCACTCACATTCACCTGCCCCTGTATCATGGACCGCAACAGCCTCGGACCGCGACCGGACATCATCGGTCGACGGGGAGCTCCGATG CTGGCCCCAGAGAACACCATGGTGTCCTTTAACAGAGCCCTGCAGCATGGAGCCAGCTCCCTGGAGGCAGACGTCTCTATCAG TGTGGACGGCGTTCCCTTCCTGATGCGAGACCACACGTTGAGACGAACCACGGACGTCTCGAAGGTCTTcccaggcagacagtatgaggacgCCTCTTTCTTCAACTGGACAGAGATCCGCTCTCTGAACGCAGGCCAGTGGTTTCTGGAG AGTGACCCCTACTGGACGGTAGAGACCCTGACGGCGAGGGATCGGAGCAGAATAGGCAACCAGACGGTTTGCAGTCTGGTGGAGATGCTGCGTCTGGCGGCCAGAACCAACAGCTCGGCGCTGCTCAACATCCGCAAGCCTCCTGCGGAGCACCCGCGCTACCGGAGCTGGTTCATGGACACGCTGTGGGCGGTGCAGAAAGCAGGGATCTCCCAGAAGAGGGTGAGGACT gTGACGTGGACCCCCGACACGGACAGGGGGAGGGTGAGAGGGCTTCAGCAGACCGCTAACGAGAAGCTGTCGGTGGAGGAGATACGGCAGAGGGGGATAACTAGCCTGACCCTCCGCTACAGCAAGGCCAGCCACAAAGACATACA GGAGTATCTGGCCAGTAACGTGAGTGTGACCGTCTACGCGGTGAATGAGCCCTGGCTCTACTCCCTTCTGTGGTGTAGCGGGGTGCCTTCTGTGTCCTCTGATGCCCCCCAAGTCCTCCGAAAGGTGCCTTACCCCATCTGGCTCATG AGTCAGAACGCTTACAACTTCATCTGGATCACTTCAGACCTGGTCACCCTCGCCGTGGTCATCGGGATCTTCTGTTTTCAGAA GTGGAGGATGAGCGGGATGCAGACCTATAACCCTGAACAGATCATGCTGAGCGCCGTGACGCGTCGGGCCAGTCGGGACGTCAACATCATGAAGGAGAGGCTCATATTCTCAG AACTCAACAACGGGCTCGGCAGTTCAGAGGagctctctctgtttcctgAGAACGGTTACGCCACCTACTCTCATGGAAGCCTCAGTcactga
- the gdpd5a gene encoding glycerophosphodiester phosphodiesterase domain-containing protein 5 isoform X4, with protein sequence MVKHQPLQVYEKQLFVSFVTGIYGCRWKRYQRSQDDSSRWECAWFFILCSSFLLLLFWAYFWLVAQNDFNDFNWSVYNRSGEWRDETIPILASTTVGFSYITFLMILALFHISLGQQLNLYWVHKIGVLATLLTTISGVISVDDIWGDEWDILLVSLQSTAPFLHIGALATVTAISWLVAGYVVRRQNSNFQVAVLLVYVVIVLAVCLAPLTFTCPCIMDRNSLGPRPDIIGRRGAPMLAPENTMVSFNRALQHGASSLEADVSISVDGVPFLMRDHTLRRTTDVSKVFPGRQYEDASFFNWTEIRSLNAGQWFLESDPYWTVETLTARDRSRIGNQTVCSLVEMLRLAARTNSSALLNIRKPPAEHPRYRSWFMDTLWAVQKAGISQKRVRTVTWTPDTDRGRVRGLQQTANEKLSVEEIRQRGITSLTLRYSKASHKDIQEYLASNVSVTVYAVNEPWLYSLLWCSGVPSVSSDAPQVLRKVPYPIWLMSQNAYNFIWITSDLVTLAVVIGIFCFQNYHMIRWRMSGMQTYNPEQIMLSAVTRRASRDVNIMKERLIFSELNNGLGSSEELSLFPENGYATYSHGSLSH encoded by the exons ATGGTGAAACACCAACCCTTACAGGTCTACGAGAAACAGCTCTTTGTGTCCTTCGTCACTGGGATCTATGGTTGCCGCTGGAAACGCTACCAGCGTTCCCAAGACGACAGCTCCAGG TGGGAGTGTGCATGGTTCTTCATCTTGTGCAGTtctttcctcctgctcctcttctggGCTTACTTCTGGTTGGTGGCTCAGAATGATTTCAACGACTTCAACTG GTCGGTCTACAACCGCTCCGGAGAATGGAGGGACGAGACGATCCCCATCCTGGCATCCACCACCGTGGGATTCAGCTACATCACATTCTTGATG attttagCCCTTTTCCATATCTCCCTGGGCCAGCAGCTGAACCTCTACTGGGTTCACAAG ATCGGCGTGTTGGCTACGTTGCTCACCACTATCTCTGGCGTCATCTCCGTTGATGACATTTGGGGAGATGAGTGGGACATCCTGTTGGTATCGCTGCAG TCCACGGCACCTTTCCTGCACATCGGAGCCCTGGCGACAGTCACCGCTATCAGCTGGTTGGTAGCTGGATACGTGGTTCGCAGACAGAATTCCA ACTTCCAGGTGGCGGTGTTGCTGGTCTACGTCGTCATCGTCCTGGCCGTCTGTTTGGCACCACTCACATTCACCTGCCCCTGTATCATGGACCGCAACAGCCTCGGACCGCGACCGGACATCATCGGTCGACGGGGAGCTCCGATG CTGGCCCCAGAGAACACCATGGTGTCCTTTAACAGAGCCCTGCAGCATGGAGCCAGCTCCCTGGAGGCAGACGTCTCTATCAG TGTGGACGGCGTTCCCTTCCTGATGCGAGACCACACGTTGAGACGAACCACGGACGTCTCGAAGGTCTTcccaggcagacagtatgaggacgCCTCTTTCTTCAACTGGACAGAGATCCGCTCTCTGAACGCAGGCCAGTGGTTTCTGGAG AGTGACCCCTACTGGACGGTAGAGACCCTGACGGCGAGGGATCGGAGCAGAATAGGCAACCAGACGGTTTGCAGTCTGGTGGAGATGCTGCGTCTGGCGGCCAGAACCAACAGCTCGGCGCTGCTCAACATCCGCAAGCCTCCTGCGGAGCACCCGCGCTACCGGAGCTGGTTCATGGACACGCTGTGGGCGGTGCAGAAAGCAGGGATCTCCCAGAAGAGGGTGAGGACT gTGACGTGGACCCCCGACACGGACAGGGGGAGGGTGAGAGGGCTTCAGCAGACCGCTAACGAGAAGCTGTCGGTGGAGGAGATACGGCAGAGGGGGATAACTAGCCTGACCCTCCGCTACAGCAAGGCCAGCCACAAAGACATACA GGAGTATCTGGCCAGTAACGTGAGTGTGACCGTCTACGCGGTGAATGAGCCCTGGCTCTACTCCCTTCTGTGGTGTAGCGGGGTGCCTTCTGTGTCCTCTGATGCCCCCCAAGTCCTCCGAAAGGTGCCTTACCCCATCTGGCTCATG AGTCAGAACGCTTACAACTTCATCTGGATCACTTCAGACCTGGTCACCCTCGCCGTGGTCATCGGGATCTTCTGTTTTCAGAA CTATCATATGATCAG GTGGAGGATGAGCGGGATGCAGACCTATAACCCTGAACAGATCATGCTGAGCGCCGTGACGCGTCGGGCCAGTCGGGACGTCAACATCATGAAGGAGAGGCTCATATTCTCAG AACTCAACAACGGGCTCGGCAGTTCAGAGGagctctctctgtttcctgAGAACGGTTACGCCACCTACTCTCATGGAAGCCTCAGTcactga